The following proteins are co-located in the Manihot esculenta cultivar AM560-2 chromosome 9, M.esculenta_v8, whole genome shotgun sequence genome:
- the LOC110607926 gene encoding putative pentatricopeptide repeat-containing protein At1g12700, mitochondrial → MCKVGKINDAKELFSSLFEIGLQPDVYVYNAIMKGLCQQGLMDEAYKVFKDMEKVGCLPNNCCYNIIIQGFLKHEDLPKASELINEMVDKGFSADAATTELIVHLSLNNDLILSKLRNRSEASKGVQ, encoded by the coding sequence ATGTGCAAAGTTGGGAAGATTAATGATGCCAAGGAACTTTTTTCTAGTCTTTTTGAAATTGGTTTACAAcctgatgtttatgtatataatgCAATTATGAAAGGACTTTGCCAACAAGGATTAATGGATGAAGCGTATAAGGTATTTAAAGACATGGAAAAGGTAGGATGTTTACCAAATAATTGTTGTTATAATATCATCATTCAAGGGTTTCTCAAGCATGAGGATTTACCAAAAGCATCAGAACTAATCAACGAAATGGTTGATAAGGGGTTCTCTGCTGATGCTGCTACCACAGAATTGATAGTACATTTATCGCTGAATAATGATCTCATTCTAAGCAAACTACGAAATCGTTCTGAGGCTTCTAAAGGGGTGCAATGA
- the LOC110607925 gene encoding putative pentatricopeptide repeat-containing protein At1g12700, mitochondrial has translation MMMKMPWRRKSRSFHLQLQGAIGTIQSPFLFLFTNYCHSSTSTLEDSRFLTNNFKSASFTHLDDAIASFNHVIHKHPLPSRIPFNRFLSALVKMKQYHTVLSMSKTIELLGISHDVYSLNILINCFCRLHLVDFGFSVFGKMFKFGLEPTIVTFTTLINGLCIESKMDKAVEFFDDMVARGYQPNVYTFNVIVKGLCKFGKTNLAIELLKEMADRGCEPDVVTYNAIIDTLCKDELVGEALELFSQMRNKGISPHVITYNSLIHGVCKLGQKNQALALMNEMVEQNILPNVYTFSVLIDALCKDGMVSEAQNTFNVMIQRGVEPDVVTYNSLIDGLCISDQFQEALALLKEMVGRNISPDVFTFNILIDTLCKKGLVSNAQNIIKIMIQRGVEPNVVTYNSLMDGYCLCKQIDKARKVFDLMVTNEIADIFSYSILINGYWYVSSREAPNCAGAL, from the exons atgatgatgaagatgccttggaggaggaagagcaggagcttccatcttcagctacAAGGGGCAATTGGTACCATTCAATCTCCATTCCTATTCTTATTTACCAATTATTGCCATTCTTCTACTTCCACACTTGAAGATTCACGCTTCTTGACAAATAATTTCAAATCTGCTTCTTTTACCCACCTTGATGATGCCATTGCTTCCTTCAATCATGTAATTCATAAGCATCCTCTGCCTTCTAGGATTCCATTTAATAGATTCTTATCTGCCCTTGTGAAAATGAAACAATATCACACTGTCCTTTCCATGTCCAAAACAATTGAATTGCTAGGAATCTCTCACGATGTTTATTCTCTTAAcatcttaattaattgcttCTGCCGTTTACATCTTGTGGATTTTGGCTTCTCTGTTTTCGGAAAGATGTTCAAATTCGGATTGGAGCCTACCATTGTGACATTTACTACcttaattaatgggctttgTATAGAGAGTAAAATGGACAAAGCAGTGGAATTTTTCGATGATATGGTCGCACGTGGTTATCAACCTAATGTTTATACTTTCAATGTGATAGTAAAGGGATTGTGTAAATTTGGGAAAACAAATCTGGCTATTGAGCTACTAAAGGAAATGGCTGATAGAGGTTGTGAGCCAGATGTTGTGACATACAATGCAATCATTGACACCCTTtgcaaagatgagctagttggtGAGGCTTTAGAGCTCTTCTCTCAAATGAGGAATAAGGGCATTTCACCTCATGTCATCACTTACAATAGTTTAATTCATGGTGTTTGCAAATTAGGCCAAAAGAACCAAGCTTTGGCCTTGATGAATGAAATGGTGGAGCAGAACATATTACCAAATGTTTATACCTTCAGTGTATTGATTGATGCTCTTTGTAAGGATGGAATGGTTTCAGAGGCTCAAAATACATTCAAtgtaatgattcaaagaggtgtagAGCCTGATGTGGTCACCTACAATTCCTTAATTGATGGTCTTTGCATTTCAGACCAATTCCAGGAAGCTTTGGCCTTGTTGAAAGAAATGGTGGGGAGGAACATATCCCCTGATGTTTTTACCTTCAATATATTGATAGACACTCTTTGTAAGAAAGGACTGGTTTCAAATGCAcagaatataatcaaaataatgattcaaagaggtgtggAACCTAATGTTGTCACTTATAATTCATTGATGGATGGATATTGTCTGTGCAAGCAAATTGATAAGGCTAGAAAGGTATTTGATCTGATGGTGACCAATGAAATAGCTGACATTTTTAGCTACAGCATTTTGATCAATGGATATT GGTATGTTTCAAGCAGGGAGGCCCCAAACTGCGCAGGAGCTCTTTAA